In Streptomyces sp. NBC_00878, a single window of DNA contains:
- a CDS encoding 4-hydroxybenzoate 3-monooxygenase has translation MRTTVGIIGGGPAGLLLARLLHNAGIESVVLESRDRAYVERRQRAGILEQGTVDVLRAAGVGERMDREGLRHDGIELRFERRRHRVDFPALTGGRSVMVYAQTEVCKDLIALQLKEGGPLLFEAEALAVEGAEGGAPRVRFRHEGREEVLECSYVVGCDGFWGVARTAIPAEVTRVFERAYPFGWLGILADVPPSHDELVYARHERGFALLSMRSPVVSRLYLQVPEGTDVEEWGDAEIWDELERRFETGDGWRLERGAITQKSVTPMRSHVREPMRYGRLFLAGDAAHIVPPTGAKGLNLAVGDVVTFARALAYERETGSAERLDAYSETCLRRVWQAERFSYEMTTLLHRAADATPFEDRIQLARLERIAGARAAEQDLAEAYTGFPLE, from the coding sequence ATGCGTACCACCGTCGGGATCATCGGGGGCGGGCCCGCCGGGCTGCTGTTGGCGCGGCTGTTGCACAACGCGGGGATCGAGTCCGTTGTGCTGGAGAGCCGGGACCGGGCGTATGTCGAGCGGCGGCAGCGGGCCGGGATCCTGGAGCAGGGGACCGTGGACGTGCTGCGGGCCGCGGGCGTCGGTGAGCGCATGGATCGTGAGGGGCTGCGGCACGACGGGATCGAGCTGCGGTTCGAACGGCGGCGGCACCGGGTCGACTTTCCCGCCCTGACCGGTGGGCGGTCCGTGATGGTCTACGCCCAGACCGAGGTGTGCAAGGACCTCATCGCGCTTCAGCTGAAGGAGGGCGGGCCGTTGCTCTTCGAGGCGGAGGCCCTCGCTGTGGAGGGGGCGGAGGGCGGGGCTCCGCGGGTGCGCTTTCGGCACGAGGGGCGCGAGGAGGTGTTGGAGTGTTCGTACGTTGTGGGGTGTGACGGGTTCTGGGGTGTTGCCCGTACGGCCATTCCCGCGGAGGTCACCCGGGTCTTCGAACGGGCCTACCCCTTCGGGTGGCTCGGGATCCTCGCCGATGTGCCGCCCTCGCACGACGAGCTCGTCTATGCCCGTCATGAGCGTGGCTTCGCGTTGTTGTCCATGCGGTCACCCGTCGTCTCGCGGCTCTATCTCCAGGTGCCCGAGGGCACCGATGTGGAGGAGTGGGGCGATGCCGAGATCTGGGACGAGTTGGAGCGGCGGTTCGAGACCGGGGACGGGTGGCGGCTGGAGCGGGGGGCCATCACCCAGAAGTCCGTCACGCCCATGCGGAGCCATGTGCGGGAGCCGATGCGGTACGGGCGGCTCTTCCTCGCCGGGGACGCCGCCCACATCGTGCCGCCGACCGGGGCCAAGGGGCTGAACCTCGCCGTCGGGGACGTCGTCACCTTCGCGCGGGCGCTGGCGTACGAGCGGGAGACCGGGTCGGCCGAGCGGCTCGACGCGTACTCCGAGACCTGTCTGCGGCGGGTCTGGCAGGCCGAGCGGTTCTCGTACGAGATGACGACGCTGCTGCACCGCGCGGCCGACGCGACGCCTTTCGAGGACCGGATCCAGCTCGCCCGGCTGGAGCGGATCGCCGGCGCCCGCGCCGCCGAGCAGGACCTCGCCGAGGCCTACACGGGCTTCCCGCTGGAGTGA